One genomic segment of Coffea arabica cultivar ET-39 chromosome 6e, Coffea Arabica ET-39 HiFi, whole genome shotgun sequence includes these proteins:
- the LOC113696177 gene encoding 29 kDa ribonucleoprotein A, chloroplastic: protein MAASASSLHFLSFTPQTTLSLSKPNATHLNSLSFLSPPPPSLTRCLSLNAFSSLHPRELSLPWSRKAAVSSDLDEIGVIDGEEELEDEVLGDGGSSPEEEPSFSPDLKLFVGNLPFSVDSAALAGLFERAGNVEMVEVIYDKVTGRSRGFGFVTMSTTEEVEAAEHQFNGYELEGRALRVNSGPPPPSRREAGSFRGARGGASIDNTNRVYVGNLAWGVDNLALETLFSEQGKVVEAKVVYDRDSGRSRGFGFVTYSSADEVTNAIESLNGVDLNGRTIRVSPAEARPRRDF, encoded by the exons ATGGCTGCCTCTGCCTCTTCGCTTCACTTTCTTTCATTCACCCCACAAACTACCCTTTCTCTATCAAAACCCAATGCCACCCATCTTAATTCCCTATCTTTTCTGTCTCCTCCTCCTCCGTCTCTCACCCGCTGCTTATCCCTCAATGCTTTCTCTTCTTTGCACCCGCGGGAGCTTTCCTTGCCTTGGTCCCGCAAAGCGGCCGTTTCCTCTGACTTGGACGAAATCGGAGTTATAGATGGGGAGGAAGAATTAGAAGACGAGGTTCTCGGCGATGGAGGTTCCAGTCCCGAGGAGGAGCCCAGTTTCTCCCCTGACCTTAAACTCTTTGTTGGCAACTTGCCTTTCAGCGTCGACAGCGCTGCTCTTGCTGGCTTGTTCGAACGTGCTGGAAATGTTGAGATGGTTGAG GTTATCTATGACAAGGTTACTGGAAGGAGTAGAGGGTTTGGTTTCGTGACCATGTCCACAACTGAGGAAGTTGAAGCTGCTGAACATCAATTCAATGGCTAT GAACTTGAGGGGAGGGCATTGAGGGTGAATAGCGGGCCACCACCACCTTCTAGGAGGGAGGCGGGCTCTTTTAGAGGAGCCAGAGGCGGGGCAAGTATTGATAACACCAATAGAGTCTATGTAGGAAACCTTGCATGGGGCGTTGATAATTTGGCTCTGGAAACCTTGTTCAGTGAGCAAGGAAAGGTCGTGGAAGCCAAGGTGGTTTATGACAGAGACAGTGGCAGATCAAGGGGTTTCGGTTTTGTAACTTACAGTTCTGCTGATGAGGTCACAAACGCAATTGAATCTTTGAATGGCGTT GACCTGAATGGAAGGACAATCCGTGTAAGCCCTGCTGAAGCTCGGCCTAGGCGAGACTTTTAA